A portion of the Candidatus Cloacimonadota bacterium genome contains these proteins:
- a CDS encoding MBL fold metallo-hydrolase, with protein MNPKVSIHRVDAGNYWTDGGAMLGVLPRAIWGKKVQTDERHRKNLALNLLLIKCEERNILVDTGLGNRLSEKQRDIYRPSEFMLPASLAEIGLRDRDITDVVLTHLHFDHAGGIITGFGAEYLLTFPKARHWIQKTEWETAKNPDLLNRAAYNFEWQLGLLEHQRKQELIDGRVEIAPGVTLVKTGGHTVGSQIVEIDSSQGFFIYAADIIPTLFHTSVAVTSAYDVCREDTFEAKKYIFSQLKKKNGILLLNHDLGRWEVSAADLKL; from the coding sequence ATGAATCCCAAAGTCAGCATCCATCGTGTTGACGCAGGAAATTATTGGACAGATGGCGGCGCCATGCTGGGCGTTTTACCTCGCGCCATCTGGGGTAAAAAAGTTCAAACCGATGAACGCCACCGCAAAAACCTGGCTCTAAACCTGCTGTTGATAAAATGCGAAGAACGCAATATCTTGGTGGACACGGGGTTGGGTAATCGGCTTAGCGAAAAACAACGGGATATCTACCGTCCCTCGGAATTCATGTTGCCCGCGTCTTTGGCGGAAATTGGCTTGCGCGACCGGGACATCACGGATGTGGTGCTCACTCACCTGCATTTTGACCATGCCGGCGGTATCATCACAGGTTTTGGCGCTGAATACCTGCTCACTTTTCCCAAAGCGCGGCACTGGATACAAAAAACAGAATGGGAAACAGCCAAAAATCCTGACTTGCTCAACCGTGCTGCATACAATTTTGAGTGGCAGTTGGGCTTGTTGGAACATCAAAGAAAACAAGAACTTATCGATGGTAGGGTGGAGATTGCGCCGGGCGTTACTTTGGTGAAAACCGGGGGTCACACTGTTGGCAGTCAGATTGTGGAGATCGACAGCAGCCAAGGCTTTTTCATCTATGCCGCGGATATCATTCCCACGCTGTTTCACACCTCAGTGGCGGTTACTTCCGCATACGACGTTTGCCGGGAAGACACGTTCGAGGCAAAGAAATACATCTTTTCTCAGCT